A window of Parasynechococcus marenigrum WH 8102 contains these coding sequences:
- a CDS encoding DUF3082 domain-containing protein gives MSSSDPKTPPSAEQPRKGPLSFLSGAVTAGLLAWLALGLSRRMVVYFAVHPPHYSSPIAQNIAVTLKTLLVGLSFLATFSTAFVALGLTMVFLRSVFTGPSNDPA, from the coding sequence ATGAGCTCCTCCGACCCCAAGACACCTCCTTCAGCGGAGCAACCCCGTAAAGGACCCCTGAGTTTTTTGTCCGGTGCCGTCACCGCAGGTCTGCTGGCCTGGCTGGCGTTGGGGCTCAGCCGACGGATGGTGGTGTACTTCGCCGTTCATCCGCCCCACTACAGCTCACCGATCGCCCAGAACATTGCGGTGACGCTGAAAACGCTGCTGGTGGGGCTGTCCTTTCTGGCCACCTTCAGCACAGCGTTTGTGGCGTTAGGGCTCACGATGGTGTTTCTTCGCAGTGTCTTCACAGGTCCCTCGAACGACCCTGCCTAG
- a CDS encoding pyruvate dehydrogenase complex E1 component subunit beta, whose amino-acid sequence MAGTLLFNALREAIDEEMARDPYVCVMGEDVGHYGGSYKVTKDLCEKYGDLRVLDTPIAENGFTGMAVGAAMTGLRPIVEGMNMGFLLLAFNQISNNMGMLRYTSGGNFTIPTVVRGPGGVGRQLGAEHSQRLEAYFHAVPGIKIVACSTPTNAKGLMKAAIRDNNPVLFFEHVLLYNLSEELPEGEFTCALDQADLVQEGSDVTILTYSRMRHHCLKAVEQLEADGISVELIDLISLKPFDMETIGRSIRKTHRVIVVEECMKTGGIGAELIALITEQCFDDLDARPVRLSSQDIPTPYNGSLENLTIIQPHQIVEAAQQMVRQGV is encoded by the coding sequence GTGGCAGGAACCCTTCTCTTCAACGCCCTGCGGGAAGCCATCGACGAGGAGATGGCCCGCGACCCTTACGTCTGCGTGATGGGTGAGGACGTCGGTCACTACGGCGGCAGCTACAAGGTCACCAAGGATCTCTGCGAGAAGTACGGCGACCTAAGGGTGCTGGATACCCCGATTGCAGAGAACGGCTTCACCGGCATGGCGGTCGGTGCGGCCATGACCGGCCTGCGGCCGATCGTGGAAGGCATGAACATGGGCTTTCTGCTGCTCGCCTTTAACCAGATCTCCAACAACATGGGGATGCTGAGGTACACCAGCGGAGGCAATTTCACGATCCCCACGGTGGTGCGCGGCCCAGGTGGTGTGGGCCGTCAGCTCGGAGCTGAGCACAGCCAGCGCCTGGAGGCCTATTTCCACGCTGTCCCCGGGATCAAGATCGTGGCATGCAGCACGCCGACCAATGCCAAGGGTTTGATGAAGGCAGCAATCCGGGACAACAACCCGGTTCTGTTCTTCGAGCATGTGCTGCTTTACAACCTCAGCGAGGAACTCCCTGAGGGTGAGTTCACCTGTGCTCTCGATCAGGCGGATTTGGTGCAGGAAGGGAGCGACGTGACGATCCTCACGTACTCCCGCATGCGTCACCACTGCCTCAAGGCGGTGGAACAACTGGAGGCCGATGGCATCAGTGTGGAGCTGATCGATCTGATCAGCCTCAAACCGTTCGACATGGAGACCATCGGTCGGTCCATCCGCAAGACCCATCGGGTCATCGTTGTGGAGGAGTGCATGAAGACCGGTGGCATCGGTGCCGAGTTGATCGCCCTGATCACCGAGCAGTGCTTCGATGATCTCGATGCCCGCCCTGTGCGGCTCTCCAGTCAGGACATCCCCACGCCCTACAACGGCTCCCTTGAGAACCTGACCATCATTCAGCCCCATCAGATCGTCGAAGCTGCCCAGCAGATGGTCCGTCAAGGGGTTTGA
- the secD gene encoding protein translocase subunit SecD: MARYQGWFAFVLALAIAAGMFLIRTPLQLGLDLRGGSQLTVQVQPAGDVKVVGDREMEAVKAVLDRRVNGLGVAESTLQTVGTDQLVLQLPGEQDPTAAARVLGDTALLEFRAQREGTEAEFRSLRQLQSQARAILQLRKDQRRRGETPDELNLEDLKEVQESLGLNADGASDDELLQALLDQADDELLTLLDPAQLTGKQLVTAGRQPLQNNPNSWEVTLNFDAEGAEAFADLTQSIAGSDRLLAITLDNKLISAASVGPQFKSAGISGGAATISGNFDAETARELEVKLRGGSLPLPVEVVEVRTIGPTLGAENIRRSLMAALSGLALVAVFMVVAYRLPGAVAVAALSLYALFNLSVYALIPVTLTLPGIAGFILSIGMAVDANVLIFERIKDELRRGNTLIRSIDTGFSEAFSSILDGHLTTLISCAALFFLGTGLVKGFAATLGIGVLLSLFTALTCTRTLLRFLMSYAGLRRPTYFIAQGQRPSTTA; encoded by the coding sequence ATGGCGCGTTATCAGGGTTGGTTCGCCTTTGTTCTTGCCCTGGCCATTGCGGCGGGGATGTTTCTGATCCGGACTCCGCTGCAGCTTGGGCTCGATCTGCGCGGGGGTAGTCAACTCACGGTGCAGGTGCAACCGGCAGGGGACGTGAAGGTTGTTGGCGATCGCGAAATGGAAGCCGTCAAGGCGGTGCTGGATCGGCGCGTGAATGGTTTGGGGGTGGCCGAATCCACCCTTCAGACCGTCGGCACCGATCAGCTGGTGTTGCAGCTCCCCGGTGAACAGGACCCCACAGCGGCAGCACGCGTCCTTGGCGATACGGCTCTGCTGGAGTTCCGTGCCCAGCGGGAGGGAACTGAAGCTGAGTTTCGAAGCTTGCGACAGCTTCAATCCCAGGCCCGGGCCATCCTCCAGTTGCGAAAAGACCAACGCCGTCGTGGGGAGACACCGGATGAGCTCAACCTGGAGGATCTCAAGGAGGTGCAGGAGTCGCTGGGGTTGAACGCTGATGGTGCCAGTGACGACGAGTTGCTTCAGGCCCTCTTGGATCAAGCGGACGACGAACTGCTGACGCTGTTGGACCCTGCACAACTGACGGGCAAGCAATTGGTAACGGCCGGTCGCCAGCCACTGCAGAACAACCCCAACAGCTGGGAGGTGACGCTGAATTTCGATGCCGAGGGAGCGGAGGCGTTCGCCGATTTGACCCAATCGATCGCGGGTTCCGATCGACTGCTGGCCATCACGCTGGACAACAAATTGATCAGTGCGGCCAGTGTGGGGCCCCAGTTCAAGAGCGCTGGTATCTCCGGCGGCGCTGCAACCATCAGTGGAAATTTCGACGCTGAGACGGCCCGTGAACTGGAGGTGAAACTGCGTGGAGGCTCCCTTCCCCTTCCCGTTGAGGTGGTGGAAGTGCGCACGATCGGACCGACACTCGGTGCTGAAAACATCCGGCGGAGCTTGATGGCTGCTTTGTCCGGTCTCGCCCTGGTGGCGGTGTTCATGGTGGTGGCTTACCGGTTGCCGGGGGCTGTGGCCGTGGCGGCCCTGAGCCTGTACGCCCTGTTCAACCTGTCGGTGTACGCCCTGATCCCCGTAACGCTCACCCTGCCTGGGATTGCTGGATTCATCCTGTCCATCGGCATGGCGGTGGATGCCAATGTGCTGATCTTTGAGCGAATCAAGGACGAGTTGCGTCGCGGCAACACCTTGATCCGCTCGATCGACACCGGTTTCTCCGAAGCCTTCAGTTCCATCCTTGATGGTCACCTCACCACGTTGATCAGCTGCGCGGCACTGTTCTTTCTCGGCACCGGCCTGGTGAAGGGATTTGCTGCAACCCTCGGCATCGGTGTGTTGCTGAGTCTGTTCACCGCGCTCACCTGCACACGCACGCTGCTGCGCTTCCTGATGAGCTACGCCGGCCTGCGTCGACCCACGTATTTCATTGCCCAGGGCCAACGTCCCTCCACGACCGCCTGA
- the secF gene encoding protein translocase subunit SecF, which translates to MAMSTPNTTVVLRLQLSASRVRVWLVSGLTLLVALVGLISCWLNPDIAAPLRPGLDFTGGTQIQLERDCGESCRDLKSIAVSNPVQSLTLPAEEDDPVPNLRSARVQLLDGGQSLVLRVPTLSAAQGQALIAAVEQIAGPFVAGGQSVDTIGPSLGRQLLRSTLISLVVAFSGIALYISFRYDGRYAFLALVALAHDVLIVAGVFAWLGLLMQLEVDSLFAVALLTIAGYSVNDTVVVFDRIRERARDGAGLGLSEQVDQAVSATLTRTFYTSGTTLLPLLALIFFGGATLYWFAIALALGVVVGSWSSIALAPSLLTLWEPRAEV; encoded by the coding sequence ATGGCCATGTCCACGCCCAACACCACTGTGGTTCTGCGCCTGCAATTGAGCGCCTCACGCGTTCGGGTCTGGTTGGTCTCGGGGCTCACGCTGCTGGTGGCCTTGGTCGGGCTGATCAGCTGCTGGCTGAATCCAGACATTGCTGCACCGCTGCGTCCGGGGCTCGATTTCACCGGGGGAACGCAGATCCAGTTGGAGCGCGACTGCGGAGAGAGCTGCAGGGATCTGAAGTCCATTGCTGTCTCCAACCCGGTTCAGTCGTTGACACTGCCGGCCGAGGAGGACGACCCTGTCCCCAATCTCCGTTCGGCGCGGGTGCAATTGCTCGACGGAGGCCAGTCGCTGGTGCTGCGTGTGCCCACGCTGTCGGCTGCTCAGGGTCAGGCCCTGATTGCTGCTGTTGAACAGATTGCCGGCCCCTTTGTGGCCGGTGGACAGTCCGTCGACACAATCGGTCCGAGCCTGGGGCGTCAGTTGCTGCGCAGCACGCTGATCTCGCTTGTGGTGGCGTTCAGCGGAATCGCCCTTTACATCTCCTTCCGCTACGACGGCCGCTACGCCTTCCTGGCGCTAGTGGCTCTCGCCCACGACGTTCTCATTGTCGCCGGCGTCTTCGCCTGGCTGGGGCTGTTGATGCAGCTTGAAGTCGACAGCCTTTTTGCAGTGGCTCTCCTCACCATTGCCGGTTATTCCGTGAACGACACGGTGGTGGTGTTCGATCGGATTCGGGAGCGTGCCCGTGATGGTGCAGGCCTGGGGCTGTCCGAACAGGTGGATCAGGCGGTGTCGGCAACCCTCACCCGCACCTTTTACACCAGCGGGACAACATTGCTGCCACTTCTGGCCCTGATCTTCTTCGGTGGCGCCACCCTTTACTGGTTTGCCATCGCTCTGGCCTTGGGGGTGGTGGTGGGCAGCTGGTCCAGCATTGCGCTGGCTCCTTCGTTGCTCACGCTGTGGGAGCCCCGTGCCGAAGTCTGA
- a CDS encoding YbhB/YbcL family Raf kinase inhibitor-like protein encodes MPKSERLQPQAVRRTARWWPLLLVFLALADLKTEILLLLDHFTLTSLLFAVRHHVLAVAVLMGSPSLWRRYA; translated from the coding sequence GTGCCGAAGTCTGAACGTCTCCAACCCCAGGCCGTTCGGCGAACAGCGCGTTGGTGGCCGTTGTTGCTGGTGTTTCTGGCGTTGGCAGACCTGAAAACCGAGATCCTGCTTTTGCTGGATCACTTCACCCTCACCAGTCTGCTGTTTGCCGTGCGTCATCACGTCCTGGCAGTCGCTGTATTGATGGGATCACCGTCGCTCTGGCGTCGTTATGCCTGA
- a CDS encoding DUF2973 domain-containing protein produces MLGALFPLIYAALFTGLLLQAFRMMSMSSNASTAFKSDRTGLRTVHPELLDDNGNVTDEELWSVRFQDLKQTGWAPEAS; encoded by the coding sequence GTGCTTGGCGCCCTTTTCCCTTTGATTTACGCGGCATTGTTCACTGGTTTGCTGCTTCAGGCTTTTCGAATGATGAGCATGTCGTCCAACGCTTCGACAGCGTTCAAGAGTGACCGAACAGGCCTACGCACTGTCCATCCTGAATTGTTGGACGACAACGGCAATGTCACCGATGAAGAACTTTGGTCTGTTCGCTTTCAGGACCTGAAGCAGACAGGTTGGGCACCTGAGGCAAGCTGA
- a CDS encoding AI-2E family transporter, with product MTAQSALLSLTFIVLALLIWQLRWVLLVLFGAVVVAVALDVLIHQLQDRSRLARPQALLVVLAGLLLAGLIIGQLLLPELITQTQQLGKDLPELVNKLSGWLGDDPRFAALNQAFGPGVSPENLQSVGRQLLGVAGGAANSVIQVLLMVLLAILLALDPASHRGMVVALTPRPAREQMALLLDESRQALGGWLTGMTLSATTVFLLTWGGLLLLKAPLALLSALVCGLLTFVPTIGPTAATLLPTGLALLQSPQLVVSVLVFRLILQNLEAFLLTPLLLRKTVNLLPTVALMAQLSLGALLGLPGVLLALPLVVVLQVLMQRVLVQQVMDRWSS from the coding sequence ATGACTGCGCAATCAGCTCTGTTAAGCCTGACCTTTATTGTTCTGGCCCTGCTGATCTGGCAGCTGCGCTGGGTGTTGCTGGTGCTGTTCGGAGCCGTGGTTGTGGCCGTGGCCCTGGATGTGCTGATCCATCAGCTCCAGGACCGCAGCCGTCTGGCCCGGCCCCAGGCCTTGCTGGTCGTACTGGCGGGTCTGCTGCTGGCAGGTCTGATCATTGGCCAGCTGCTTCTGCCGGAACTGATCACCCAGACCCAGCAACTGGGGAAGGATCTCCCGGAGCTGGTCAACAAACTGTCTGGATGGCTGGGGGACGATCCCCGATTCGCCGCGCTGAATCAGGCCTTCGGTCCTGGCGTGAGTCCTGAGAATCTGCAATCGGTGGGGCGTCAGTTGCTGGGAGTGGCGGGAGGAGCGGCGAACTCGGTGATCCAGGTGCTGTTGATGGTCCTGCTGGCCATCCTGCTGGCCCTGGATCCCGCCTCCCATCGCGGCATGGTGGTGGCCCTCACCCCACGTCCGGCACGGGAGCAGATGGCACTGCTTCTGGATGAAAGCCGCCAGGCACTTGGCGGTTGGCTCACCGGAATGACCCTGTCCGCCACAACGGTGTTTCTGCTCACCTGGGGAGGGTTGCTGCTGCTTAAGGCGCCATTGGCGCTTCTCAGCGCTCTGGTGTGCGGACTCCTGACCTTTGTTCCCACGATCGGGCCGACGGCAGCGACCTTGCTGCCCACGGGCCTGGCCCTTCTGCAATCACCACAGCTTGTGGTGTCTGTGCTGGTGTTTCGCTTGATCTTGCAGAACCTTGAGGCCTTTCTGCTCACGCCACTGCTACTCCGGAAAACCGTGAATCTTCTGCCGACCGTGGCCCTGATGGCGCAATTGAGCCTCGGCGCCCTGCTGGGACTTCCGGGAGTCCTGCTGGCTCTTCCTCTCGTTGTCGTTCTGCAGGTCTTGATGCAGCGGGTGTTGGTGCAGCAGGTGATGGATCGTTGGTCATCGTGA
- a CDS encoding AI-2E family transporter: MSFPQALSLAALIAAGLILWNLRQWLLLLFAAIVLALALCSLVNAVQRRFPMRRPMALLASLSGLGLLLTVLMAVLVPPFIDEFALLLQKLPQAARALLQLALSGLDQVSEALYGVDAMPDLEQLGLQSQSILPDTSTLASGVGSGLIGLLGLAGNLGSAGLSLLFVIAAALMVAVQPQAYRQVGILLVPSFYRRRANQILTLCGEALNSWMVGVGISSLAVFLLCGIALWLLGVKLVLANALLAGVLNVIPNVGPTMSTVFPMAVALLDAPWKAAAVLGAYVVIQNLESYVITPSVMHHQVKLLPGLTLAAQVLFTVVFGPLGLLMALPLAVVLQVLIGEVLINDVLNRWTTLRPRQ; encoded by the coding sequence TTGAGCTTTCCCCAGGCACTGTCACTTGCAGCACTGATTGCTGCAGGTCTCATCCTGTGGAACTTGCGTCAATGGTTGCTGTTGTTGTTTGCCGCCATCGTGCTGGCGCTTGCTCTTTGCAGCCTGGTGAATGCAGTGCAACGGCGCTTCCCGATGCGTCGGCCCATGGCACTGTTAGCCAGCCTGAGCGGACTTGGACTCCTTCTCACCGTGCTCATGGCGGTGTTGGTGCCACCGTTCATTGATGAATTCGCCCTGCTGCTTCAGAAACTCCCCCAGGCGGCCCGAGCACTGCTGCAGCTCGCTCTGAGTGGTCTTGATCAGGTCAGCGAAGCGTTGTACGGGGTCGATGCCATGCCAGACCTCGAACAACTGGGGCTGCAGAGCCAATCGATCCTGCCCGACACTTCAACGCTGGCTTCGGGGGTAGGAAGCGGCCTGATCGGACTGCTCGGACTGGCCGGAAATTTGGGAAGCGCCGGCTTGAGTCTTCTGTTTGTTATTGCAGCCGCACTGATGGTGGCCGTTCAACCGCAGGCCTATCGGCAGGTGGGCATTTTGCTCGTGCCCTCGTTCTATCGCCGGCGGGCCAACCAGATCCTCACGCTCTGCGGGGAAGCGCTCAACAGCTGGATGGTGGGAGTGGGCATCAGCTCTCTTGCTGTGTTTTTGCTCTGCGGGATCGCACTGTGGCTTCTCGGGGTCAAGCTCGTCCTGGCCAATGCCTTACTGGCTGGTGTGCTGAACGTGATTCCCAATGTCGGCCCCACCATGAGCACAGTGTTTCCCATGGCAGTGGCTCTGCTGGACGCCCCCTGGAAAGCGGCCGCCGTTCTTGGGGCCTATGTGGTGATCCAGAACCTGGAGAGCTATGTGATCACCCCGTCGGTGATGCACCATCAGGTGAAGCTTTTGCCCGGCCTCACCCTGGCTGCCCAGGTGTTGTTCACGGTGGTGTTTGGCCCCCTCGGCTTGTTAATGGCCCTGCCCCTTGCCGTGGTGCTGCAGGTGTTGATTGGAGAAGTGTTGATCAACGATGTCCTCAACCGCTGGACAACCCTGAGGCCGCGCCAATGA
- the psb28 gene encoding photosystem II reaction center protein Psb28, which produces MAKASIQFFRGVDEPVVPDIRLTRSRDGLTGQATFRFEQPAAIAPETMGDITGMWMVDEEGEMVTREINGKFVNGTASALEAVYSWKSVQDFERFMRFAQRYAEANGLGYSQNQNSDQTDGDANAEA; this is translated from the coding sequence ATGGCTAAGGCGTCGATTCAGTTTTTCCGCGGCGTCGACGAGCCCGTGGTTCCCGACATCCGTCTGACCCGCAGCCGTGATGGGCTCACAGGTCAAGCAACTTTCCGCTTCGAACAGCCCGCTGCAATTGCTCCTGAAACGATGGGCGACATCACCGGAATGTGGATGGTGGATGAAGAGGGGGAAATGGTCACCAGAGAAATCAACGGCAAATTCGTGAACGGCACAGCAAGTGCCCTTGAAGCCGTTTACTCATGGAAATCCGTACAGGACTTCGAACGGTTCATGCGCTTCGCTCAGCGCTACGCCGAAGCTAACGGTCTGGGCTATTCCCAAAACCAGAATTCCGATCAAACTGACGGAGACGCCAACGCTGAGGCTTGA
- the mnmH gene encoding tRNA 2-selenouridine(34) synthase MnmH, with amino-acid sequence MSGMGDAQHLTIDQLRQLRGPLVDVRSPSEFDKGHWPGAINLPLFSDAERAEVGTSYKQQGRLPAIHLGLSITGPKLSALAGELERLRDLGTPRLYCWRGGMRSASMAWLASQIDLTPTLLIGGYKAYRRWAQEQFERPWPLRLMGGRTGTGKTDLLLALQQRGIAIVDLEGLAHHRGSSFGGLGLPPQPSTEHYENRLAECFDQHRRAGAEAIWLEAESIQVGRCRIPKALFDQMQNAPVLEIQRSLSERVNQLVGVYGHQGMDALAEATQRISRRLGPQRTTQALNAIAEGDWATACRATLDYYDRCYDHELKRSPQRRSVDISGLSIERAADHLLATRALAETV; translated from the coding sequence ATGTCAGGCATGGGAGACGCCCAGCACCTCACGATCGATCAGCTGCGGCAACTGCGCGGTCCTCTGGTGGATGTGCGCAGCCCATCGGAGTTCGACAAGGGGCACTGGCCAGGAGCCATCAATCTTCCGCTGTTCAGCGATGCGGAACGGGCCGAGGTCGGCACCAGTTACAAGCAGCAGGGACGGTTGCCTGCCATCCATCTCGGACTATCGATCACAGGTCCAAAACTTTCGGCGCTGGCTGGAGAGCTGGAACGTCTGCGGGACTTGGGGACTCCAAGGCTCTACTGCTGGAGAGGTGGCATGCGCTCCGCCAGCATGGCTTGGTTGGCCAGTCAGATTGACCTGACGCCAACGCTGCTGATAGGCGGTTACAAGGCCTATCGCCGCTGGGCTCAGGAGCAATTCGAGCGGCCATGGCCACTGCGGTTGATGGGAGGCCGCACCGGAACCGGCAAAACGGATCTCCTCTTGGCCCTGCAGCAACGCGGAATCGCGATCGTGGATCTTGAGGGGCTGGCCCATCACAGGGGCAGCAGCTTCGGAGGGTTGGGTCTGCCGCCACAACCCTCCACAGAGCATTACGAGAACCGCCTGGCGGAATGCTTTGATCAGCATCGCCGGGCCGGGGCTGAAGCCATCTGGCTGGAGGCCGAGAGCATTCAGGTGGGACGTTGCCGAATCCCAAAGGCCCTGTTCGATCAGATGCAGAACGCTCCGGTCCTGGAGATTCAACGCAGCCTGAGCGAACGGGTGAACCAGTTGGTGGGGGTGTACGGCCACCAGGGCATGGATGCACTGGCCGAAGCAACCCAACGCATCAGCCGGCGTCTGGGCCCTCAGCGGACCACCCAAGCCCTGAACGCCATTGCTGAAGGGGATTGGGCCACGGCCTGCAGAGCTACGCTGGACTACTATGACCGTTGCTACGACCACGAACTCAAACGGTCACCGCAGCGCAGAAGCGTGGACATCAGTGGACTCAGCATTGAGCGGGCAGCAGATCATCTGCTGGCAACGAGGGCACTGGCTGAAACCGTTTAG
- a CDS encoding GUN4 domain-containing protein yields the protein MLSGSTPTTTSTPEQLIDRLANGSPRQRRSLIKSLESRSADLVSLGSDALAPFDRKASDWAPGWILQVIRRHQPDHLAQLLSSTPEGWLSVASAIGVDYIPLQQALLDEDFETADRTTSSILRQLAGPAAEARGYVYFSEVPAMAGLDLVSLDRLWTVYSQGRFGFSMQARLLAGLDGRYERLWPRIGWKLDGTWTRYPGAFTWTIEAPEGHMPLINQLRGVRLMDALLNHPDLVTHRGSTGLS from the coding sequence ATGCTCTCCGGTTCAACACCCACCACCACTTCAACGCCTGAACAGCTGATCGACAGGCTGGCGAATGGGAGTCCCCGCCAGCGTCGTTCCCTGATCAAGTCCCTGGAATCACGGTCGGCCGATCTGGTCAGCCTTGGCTCAGATGCCCTTGCCCCGTTTGATCGGAAAGCTTCCGACTGGGCTCCAGGCTGGATCCTTCAAGTGATCAGGCGACATCAGCCTGACCACCTTGCTCAACTGTTGTCGTCCACGCCTGAAGGATGGCTGAGCGTGGCATCTGCGATTGGTGTCGATTACATCCCGTTGCAGCAAGCCCTGCTTGATGAGGACTTCGAAACGGCCGATCGGACCACCAGTTCCATCCTGCGTCAGCTCGCTGGTCCTGCTGCGGAAGCGAGAGGATATGTCTATTTTAGTGAGGTTCCAGCCATGGCTGGTCTCGATTTGGTGAGCCTGGATCGGTTGTGGACGGTCTATTCGCAGGGGCGCTTCGGTTTTTCCATGCAGGCCAGATTGCTGGCGGGATTGGACGGGCGTTATGAGCGGCTCTGGCCTCGGATCGGTTGGAAACTGGACGGAACCTGGACCCGCTATCCAGGTGCCTTCACCTGGACGATTGAGGCCCCTGAAGGCCACATGCCCCTGATCAACCAACTGCGGGGGGTTCGCCTCATGGATGCGTTGCTCAATCATCCCGATCTCGTGACGCATCGAGGCTCAACGGGCCTGTCCTGA
- a CDS encoding ATP-binding protein, translated as MGSASTSHRLFRWADFVLPSTLQLSPLLELLIEPVGCLMTCQRVELGLHEALVNAVRHGNAEDPGKRLRVRRITTPNWLVWQVQDEGSGLPPNARAATLPQQPEALSGRGLFLIHQCFDDVRWSRRGNRLQLACRRPLNDADSPDPSVLH; from the coding sequence ATGGGTTCTGCGTCAACGTCCCATCGGCTGTTTCGCTGGGCTGATTTCGTTTTGCCTTCGACCTTGCAGCTGTCTCCATTGTTGGAGCTGCTGATCGAGCCCGTGGGTTGTTTGATGACCTGTCAGCGGGTCGAACTGGGGCTGCATGAGGCGCTTGTGAATGCTGTGCGCCATGGCAATGCGGAGGATCCGGGCAAACGGCTGCGGGTGCGGCGCATCACAACGCCGAACTGGTTGGTGTGGCAAGTGCAGGATGAGGGCAGCGGCTTACCGCCGAATGCCCGTGCTGCCACGCTGCCTCAGCAACCTGAAGCCCTCAGTGGACGTGGCCTCTTCCTGATCCACCAGTGTTTCGATGACGTGCGCTGGAGCCGTCGGGGCAATCGTCTGCAACTCGCCTGCCGGCGGCCGCTCAATGATGCGGACAGCCCGGATCCTTCAGTTCTCCACTGA
- a CDS encoding DUF6439 family protein yields the protein MDRQQSDWPEQALTSSRDLHAMLSIDDRSWHRLKSRWDRRGAELLGAALVKLLSDGERDDVKALTEQALGWISGELKDPGCPHH from the coding sequence ATGGACCGACAGCAATCGGATTGGCCGGAGCAGGCCCTGACCAGTAGCCGCGACCTGCACGCCATGCTCAGCATTGACGATCGCAGCTGGCATCGCCTGAAGAGCCGATGGGATCGACGGGGCGCTGAACTGCTCGGTGCTGCTCTGGTGAAACTGCTCAGTGATGGTGAGCGAGACGACGTCAAGGCACTGACGGAGCAGGCCCTGGGCTGGATCAGTGGAGAACTGAAGGATCCGGGCTGTCCGCATCATTGA
- a CDS encoding class I SAM-dependent methyltransferase — protein MATTPFSKLAYKTLQQGKGIAGLAHKELSTKLMELLAPEAVPSTGSVPPDLLKDLRSSMAQLEERDWDEAQQGTYPESQLFDAPWLDWASRYPLVWLDLPSTWNRRKERNVRDLPKDTDRSLFPDYYLQNFHHQTDGYLSDHSAGLYDLQVEILFNGTADAMRRRVLAPLKRGLKHFSDRSPSSLRVLDIATGTGRTLHQVRGALPHAELIGADLSEAYLRQANRWLNTGQSPLVQLIRANGEILPLADGGLQGVTCVFLLHELPAEARQNVINEAWRVLEHGGVFVLADSVQLADSPQFHVAMDNFRRVFHEPYYRDYIADDIDARLIQAGFEAVTAETHFMTRVWSARKPAQPST, from the coding sequence ATGGCGACCACGCCCTTCAGCAAGCTGGCCTACAAGACCCTGCAACAGGGCAAGGGAATCGCAGGTCTCGCTCATAAGGAGCTCAGCACCAAGCTGATGGAGCTGCTGGCCCCCGAAGCCGTTCCTAGCACCGGGAGCGTTCCCCCAGATCTGCTGAAGGACCTGCGCAGCTCCATGGCTCAGCTGGAGGAACGCGACTGGGATGAAGCGCAACAGGGGACCTATCCGGAATCCCAGTTGTTTGATGCTCCCTGGCTGGACTGGGCCAGCCGCTATCCCCTGGTCTGGCTTGATCTGCCGTCCACCTGGAATCGCCGCAAGGAGCGCAATGTTCGCGATCTCCCCAAGGACACCGATCGCAGCCTGTTTCCCGACTACTACCTGCAGAATTTCCATCATCAAACCGATGGATACCTCAGCGACCACTCCGCAGGTCTCTACGACCTCCAGGTCGAAATTCTGTTTAATGGCACCGCTGATGCGATGCGTCGACGGGTACTGGCACCGCTGAAACGGGGCCTCAAGCATTTTTCCGATCGCAGTCCGTCGTCTCTGCGGGTGCTCGACATCGCCACCGGAACCGGTCGAACCCTCCATCAGGTTCGCGGTGCCCTTCCCCATGCCGAACTCATCGGGGCCGACCTTTCTGAGGCCTACCTTCGCCAGGCGAACCGCTGGCTCAACACTGGCCAGTCTCCTCTGGTGCAGCTGATTCGCGCCAATGGGGAAATACTTCCATTGGCTGATGGAGGATTGCAAGGAGTGACCTGCGTCTTCCTCCTGCACGAGCTGCCTGCTGAGGCGCGCCAGAACGTGATCAACGAAGCCTGGCGTGTGCTCGAACATGGTGGTGTGTTCGTGCTTGCTGATTCCGTTCAGCTGGCTGATTCACCGCAATTCCATGTGGCGATGGACAACTTCCGCCGCGTATTCCATGAGCCGTACTACCGCGACTACATCGCAGACGACATCGATGCCCGTCTGATCCAGGCCGGTTTTGAGGCCGTGACCGCTGAAACCCATTTCATGACCCGGGTTTGGAGTGCCAGGAAACCTGCTCAGCCATCCACCTGA